The following are encoded together in the Pseudodesulfovibrio indicus genome:
- a CDS encoding efflux RND transporter permease subunit: protein MNLAKWCIENNRTSLVLFLIIAISGVMTFFSIPKAEDPEFTIRTGVISTVFPGASPQRVEELVTDKLEEKVREIDGVKTVESQSMSGLSILKVEFEDSIKDMQPYWQKLRNKVDDAAGDLPEEAYTPAVNDEFGDVYGIVIALTGDGFSYRELKDVADDMRDQLLKIKGVGKVERWGVQDERIFVDFTNSRMAAAGVSPFALAQMIDSQNTLQPSGSSLVGPERIVIEPTGEFKGVEDIYSLAIRPPGQKTSVRLADVADISRGFSDPPSTLTRFNGAPCLMLAVSMADGGNITDLGERVTKKLDEMRANLYVGLEANVVVFQPDYVKTAINDFMINLIESFAFVVVVILAFAGLRTGIIAGSLVPMAMLGCIALMPLFGVGLQRISIASLIISLGILVDNGVVVSEAILVRLASGENRLKAAVGAVSELWMPLLAASLTTIFAFLPIPLATTHPVGEFCSSLFVVVTLTLACSWALSMSMVPMLCYYLLKPKVTVQTYANRLYRAYRGLLLWSLRNRTVFVALILIFCAVSGWAFRYVPKMFFPPNERAQFTIDFWQPYGTDITATERRVERLEKVLLADADVSQVGVFVGHGGPRWYLPLNLEQKNDNLATFVVNTRSVESVDGVIKRTRKALEDGFPDADYSLNKLMNGPPVGAKLQIRLSGPDIKTLYALRDEIVPLVESQPGVTRVWDDWGQWTKKMMVEVDQDKAREAGLSSFDVAVSLQAAMSGLRASNYREGDTIIPILLRNDEGFRGRLDKLDSLNVYSYDTGASVPLSQVATTRLDWQPSDIRRRDQGRTMTIKADVADGYYALSILNTVRPEVTALMAKGDWPLGYSVEYGGEFEESAEAQAAINANMPLAMGLLVLVLVFQFNSIRRPVIILLTLPPMIIGIAAGMLATNSPFGFMPMLGMISLLGIIVNNAIMLIDRIEIQRKRGLDLDDSIVLSAMERARPIIMTATTTIIGMVPLSLQGGEMWRPMANLIMSGLTVATVLTLVLCPVLYSLFFRQSFKGYVWDQAVVERGSDIPTAG, encoded by the coding sequence ATGAACCTCGCCAAGTGGTGCATCGAGAACAACCGCACCTCCCTGGTCCTCTTCCTGATCATCGCGATCAGCGGAGTGATGACCTTCTTTTCCATCCCCAAGGCCGAAGACCCGGAATTCACCATCCGCACGGGGGTCATCTCCACGGTCTTCCCCGGCGCTTCGCCCCAGCGGGTCGAGGAGCTGGTCACCGACAAGCTGGAGGAGAAGGTCCGCGAGATCGACGGCGTCAAGACCGTGGAATCCCAGTCCATGTCCGGACTGTCCATCCTCAAGGTGGAGTTCGAGGACTCCATCAAGGACATGCAGCCCTATTGGCAGAAGCTGCGCAACAAGGTGGACGATGCCGCCGGAGACCTGCCCGAGGAGGCGTACACCCCGGCGGTCAACGACGAGTTCGGCGACGTATACGGCATCGTCATCGCCCTGACCGGCGACGGCTTCTCCTATCGCGAGCTGAAGGACGTGGCCGACGACATGCGCGACCAGCTCCTGAAGATCAAGGGCGTGGGCAAGGTCGAGCGCTGGGGCGTGCAGGACGAACGCATCTTCGTGGACTTCACCAACTCCCGCATGGCCGCCGCCGGGGTCAGCCCGTTCGCCCTGGCCCAGATGATCGACAGCCAGAACACCCTGCAGCCCAGCGGCTCCTCCCTGGTCGGGCCGGAGCGCATCGTCATCGAGCCGACCGGCGAGTTCAAGGGCGTGGAGGACATCTATTCCCTGGCCATCCGGCCTCCGGGCCAGAAGACCTCGGTCCGGCTGGCCGACGTGGCCGACATCTCGCGCGGGTTCTCGGACCCGCCCTCCACCCTGACCCGGTTCAACGGCGCGCCCTGCCTGATGCTGGCCGTGTCCATGGCCGACGGCGGCAACATCACCGACCTGGGCGAACGGGTGACCAAGAAGCTCGACGAGATGCGGGCCAACCTCTACGTGGGCCTGGAGGCCAACGTGGTGGTCTTCCAGCCCGACTACGTGAAGACCGCCATCAACGACTTCATGATCAACCTGATCGAGTCCTTCGCCTTCGTGGTCGTGGTCATCCTGGCCTTTGCCGGGCTGCGCACCGGGATCATCGCCGGGTCGCTGGTGCCCATGGCCATGCTCGGCTGCATCGCGCTCATGCCCCTGTTCGGCGTGGGACTGCAACGCATCTCCATCGCCTCGCTGATCATCTCGCTGGGCATCCTGGTGGACAACGGCGTGGTCGTCTCCGAGGCCATCCTGGTCCGGCTGGCGTCGGGCGAGAACCGCCTCAAGGCCGCGGTCGGCGCGGTCAGCGAGCTGTGGATGCCGCTGCTGGCCGCATCCCTGACCACCATCTTCGCCTTCCTGCCCATCCCGCTGGCCACCACCCATCCGGTGGGCGAGTTCTGCTCCTCCCTGTTCGTGGTCGTCACCCTGACCCTGGCCTGCTCCTGGGCGCTGTCCATGTCCATGGTCCCCATGCTCTGCTACTACCTGCTCAAGCCCAAGGTCACCGTGCAGACCTACGCGAACCGCCTGTACCGCGCCTACCGGGGGCTGCTCCTGTGGTCCCTGCGCAACCGGACCGTGTTCGTGGCCCTGATCCTGATCTTCTGCGCCGTTTCCGGGTGGGCCTTCCGCTACGTGCCGAAGATGTTCTTCCCGCCCAACGAGCGCGCCCAGTTCACCATCGACTTCTGGCAGCCCTACGGCACGGACATCACCGCCACCGAACGCCGCGTGGAGCGTCTCGAAAAGGTCCTCCTGGCCGACGCGGACGTGTCCCAGGTGGGCGTGTTCGTGGGCCACGGCGGCCCGCGCTGGTACCTGCCGCTCAACCTGGAGCAGAAGAACGACAACCTGGCCACCTTCGTGGTCAACACCAGGTCGGTCGAGTCCGTGGACGGGGTCATCAAGCGCACGCGCAAGGCCCTGGAGGACGGGTTCCCGGACGCCGACTACAGCCTGAACAAGCTGATGAACGGCCCGCCCGTGGGGGCCAAGCTCCAGATCCGGCTGTCCGGCCCGGACATCAAGACCCTCTACGCCCTGCGCGACGAGATCGTGCCCCTGGTGGAGAGCCAGCCGGGCGTGACCCGCGTGTGGGACGACTGGGGCCAGTGGACCAAGAAGATGATGGTCGAGGTGGACCAGGACAAGGCTCGCGAGGCCGGGCTTTCGAGCTTCGACGTGGCCGTCAGCCTGCAGGCCGCCATGTCCGGGCTGCGCGCCTCCAACTACCGCGAGGGCGATACCATCATCCCCATCCTGCTGCGCAACGACGAGGGATTCCGGGGCCGCCTGGACAAGCTGGACAGCCTGAACGTCTATTCCTACGACACCGGCGCGTCCGTGCCGCTCTCCCAGGTGGCAACCACCCGTCTGGACTGGCAGCCCTCGGACATCCGCCGCCGCGACCAGGGCAGGACCATGACCATCAAGGCGGACGTGGCCGACGGCTACTACGCCCTGTCCATCCTGAACACGGTCCGGCCCGAGGTCACGGCGCTCATGGCCAAGGGCGACTGGCCGCTGGGTTATTCCGTGGAATACGGCGGCGAGTTCGAGGAGTCCGCCGAGGCCCAGGCCGCCATCAACGCGAACATGCCGCTGGCCATGGGGCTGCTGGTCCTGGTCCTGGTCTTCCAGTTCAACTCCATCCGCCGCCCGGTGATCATCCTGCTCACCCTGCCGCCCATGATCATCGGCATCGCCGCGGGCATGCTGGCCACCAACTCGCCCTTCGGGTTCATGCCCATGCTCGGCATGATCTCGCTGCTCGGGATCATCGTGAACAACGCCATCATGCTCATCGACCGCATAGAGATACAGCGCAAGCGGGGGCTGGACCTGGACGACTCCATCGTCCTGTCCGCCATGGAGCGCGCCCGGCCGATCATCATGACCGCCACCACGACCATCATCGGCATGGTCCCGCTCTCCCTGCAGGGCGGCGAGATGTGGCGGCCCATGGCCAACCTGATCATGTCCGGCCTGACCGTAGCCACGGTCCTGACCCTGGTCCTGTGCCCGGTGCTCTACTCCCTCTTCTTCCGCCAGAGCTTCAAGGGGTATGTCTGGGACCAGGCGGTGGTGGAGCGGGGCAGCGACATCCCCACGGCGGGCTAG
- a CDS encoding ABC transporter substrate-binding protein, which produces MPRILPALLAAVVLALCAAGARAAVPVTFWTTEVSPDRQAVIGYLAQAFMVFNPDVEVRVVGVEENDMARAMAQAQAEGLPPDVVGCASNLVVAFSNQGWMDEAGNARVIDAVGRDRFFAGTLRRVSMSDGKPCGIPFNGWVQGIWYRKDWFEAAGLAPPDTWERILKAAKTLNDPANGRYGILVGTRNDAYAEQVFTHLAKSAGVREVSPEGKVVFDSPAAVRTLKFYAELARYTPPGPQWWRGRDYYLQGRLAMMFYSSFIMDDFVVPSVAADSLTGDNFEDLSGAPFDYELPDRTGMVAILTGTRKAGFGVLHALGLVKTGDAARSEAARRFVRFLFREDAYVTWLHMVPGGMLPVLRDIVAHPTFYCDVQGIFHKYRRERVEAILAGFDSLKSFEFEDGRLIPQAARISAAGVIGRMIVDTLDGRSTPEGAVREAAERMREILEERR; this is translated from the coding sequence ATGCCGCGCATCCTTCCGGCGCTGCTGGCGGCCGTCGTGCTGGCCCTTTGCGCGGCCGGCGCCCGCGCAGCTGTTCCCGTGACATTCTGGACCACCGAGGTCAGCCCCGACCGGCAGGCGGTCATCGGCTACCTTGCGCAGGCATTCATGGTCTTCAACCCGGACGTGGAGGTCCGTGTGGTCGGGGTGGAGGAGAACGACATGGCCCGGGCCATGGCGCAGGCGCAGGCGGAGGGCCTGCCCCCGGACGTGGTCGGCTGCGCCTCCAACCTGGTGGTTGCCTTCAGCAACCAGGGGTGGATGGACGAGGCCGGAAACGCCCGGGTCATCGACGCCGTGGGCCGCGACCGGTTTTTCGCCGGAACGCTTCGGCGCGTCAGCATGAGCGACGGCAAACCGTGCGGCATCCCCTTCAACGGCTGGGTCCAGGGCATATGGTACCGCAAGGACTGGTTCGAGGCGGCCGGGCTGGCCCCTCCGGACACCTGGGAGCGTATCCTCAAGGCGGCCAAAACGCTGAACGACCCGGCGAACGGGCGGTACGGCATCCTCGTGGGCACCCGCAACGACGCCTATGCCGAGCAAGTCTTCACCCATCTCGCCAAGTCCGCCGGGGTGCGGGAGGTATCCCCCGAGGGAAAGGTCGTCTTCGACTCGCCGGCCGCGGTCCGGACGCTCAAGTTCTACGCCGAGCTGGCCCGCTATACCCCACCCGGGCCGCAGTGGTGGCGGGGCCGTGACTACTATCTCCAGGGCAGGCTGGCCATGATGTTCTATTCGAGCTTCATCATGGACGATTTCGTCGTGCCCTCGGTCGCGGCGGACTCCCTGACCGGCGATAATTTCGAGGACCTCTCGGGCGCGCCCTTCGACTACGAGCTGCCGGACCGGACGGGCATGGTCGCCATCCTGACCGGGACCCGGAAGGCCGGGTTCGGCGTGCTGCACGCCCTTGGACTGGTCAAGACCGGCGACGCGGCGCGGAGCGAGGCCGCCCGAAGGTTCGTCCGGTTCCTCTTCCGGGAGGACGCCTACGTGACCTGGCTGCACATGGTCCCCGGCGGCATGCTGCCCGTGCTGCGCGACATCGTCGCCCACCCGACGTTCTACTGCGATGTCCAGGGGATATTCCACAAATACCGCCGGGAGCGGGTGGAGGCCATTCTGGCCGGTTTCGATTCCCTGAAAAGCTTCGAGTTCGAGGACGGCAGGCTCATTCCCCAGGCCGCCCGGATATCGGCGGCGGGGGTCATCGGCCGGATGATCGTCGACACCCTGGACGGCCGGTCCACCCCCGAGGGGGCCGTGCGCGAGGCGGCCGAGCGCATGCGGGAAATCCTGGAGGAAAGGCGATAG
- a CDS encoding adenylate/guanylate cyclase domain-containing protein has protein sequence MRRCFPFYLNIVTVFSVLITIIVVAVVVYGYRGNADSALVSARQQLVRVGASVSQRSRAIFDTAFDTTNIYVEFPAISEKPSIHSHPMSHVFFSFLEQHQDFSSVYIGFDDGDFYLVSSLAGRNELKGRLGIPGSARWYTQEIGHLADGTRYELKKYLDSGMVTVGSSASRNVEYDPRRRVWFRTAAGRIAPSLSDVYIFSLSGEPGITVSRRFDGAVSGVFGLDLSLANLCRFVQRQTLGDNSEIMIFGPTGKVYAYSDLDRMVKSLGGDKGEPAVDRLGVPALSELMRGFRAREDKTVEAGEMSVGGERYLFRVDPLPVEYGKELFVAVAVPESQFTGPIARIGTRTLYVSLGLLLLSLPVVFGVAKLISRPLRLLTVAVHEIKSFNLNTPVSIRTVITEIRDLTAALETMRNSLKVFGSYVPRPLVKRMITNDIVPALGGERRELTLLFSDIEGFTNIAEGMSPEELTADVTTYFKRISQVILHTGGTVDKYIGDAVMAFWNAPVRNAGHAHDACLAALRCEAALRIFNMGRENQGKAAFRTRMGVHTGEAVVGNIGSSDRMAYTAIGASVNLASRLEGLNKYLGTSILVSESTRAAAGDQFVFRFAGRVVAKGTSSGVGAYELLGTRYGTAGVYAPLSLDRDAEARVEEWGGCLGLLLARDFAGAAAAFGAYVQRHGRDSLAEHFRAMAETFITRPPAADWNGEQVFDAK, from the coding sequence ATGAGACGTTGCTTTCCCTTTTATTTGAACATCGTCACGGTGTTCTCCGTTCTCATCACCATCATCGTCGTCGCAGTGGTCGTCTACGGATACCGCGGCAACGCCGACTCCGCCCTGGTTTCCGCCCGCCAGCAGCTCGTCCGGGTGGGCGCTTCGGTCTCCCAGCGCTCCAGGGCCATCTTCGACACGGCCTTCGACACCACCAACATCTACGTGGAATTCCCGGCGATCTCGGAGAAGCCGTCGATCCATTCCCACCCCATGAGCCATGTGTTCTTCAGTTTTCTGGAGCAGCACCAGGACTTCTCCTCGGTCTACATCGGGTTTGACGACGGCGATTTCTATCTGGTCTCTTCCCTGGCCGGTCGCAATGAGCTGAAGGGGCGGCTGGGCATCCCCGGCTCCGCCCGGTGGTACACCCAGGAGATCGGCCACCTGGCGGACGGAACCCGGTACGAGCTGAAGAAGTACCTGGATTCCGGGATGGTCACCGTGGGGTCGTCCGCTTCCCGGAACGTGGAGTACGACCCGAGGCGGCGGGTCTGGTTCCGGACCGCCGCAGGGCGCATCGCCCCCTCGCTGAGCGACGTCTACATCTTCTCCCTCTCGGGCGAGCCGGGCATCACGGTTTCCCGTCGGTTCGACGGCGCGGTCTCCGGGGTGTTCGGCCTGGACCTCTCCCTGGCCAACCTCTGCCGGTTCGTGCAGCGCCAGACCCTGGGAGACAACAGCGAGATCATGATCTTCGGCCCCACCGGCAAGGTCTATGCCTACTCGGACCTGGACCGGATGGTGAAGAGCCTCGGCGGGGACAAGGGGGAGCCCGCCGTGGACCGGCTGGGCGTTCCCGCCCTGTCGGAGCTGATGCGCGGTTTCCGGGCGCGGGAGGACAAGACCGTGGAGGCCGGGGAAATGTCCGTGGGCGGTGAGCGGTACCTGTTCCGGGTGGACCCGCTGCCCGTTGAGTACGGCAAGGAGCTGTTCGTGGCCGTGGCCGTACCCGAATCGCAGTTCACCGGCCCCATCGCCCGGATCGGCACGCGGACCCTGTACGTCTCGCTGGGGCTGCTCCTGCTGTCCCTGCCGGTGGTCTTCGGCGTGGCCAAGCTCATCAGCCGTCCGCTGAGGCTGCTGACCGTGGCGGTTCACGAGATCAAGTCGTTCAACCTGAACACCCCGGTGTCCATCAGGACCGTCATCACCGAGATCAGGGACCTGACCGCGGCCCTGGAAACCATGCGCAACTCGCTCAAGGTCTTCGGCAGTTATGTACCCCGGCCGCTGGTAAAACGGATGATCACCAACGACATCGTTCCGGCCCTGGGCGGTGAAAGGCGGGAACTGACGTTGCTGTTCAGCGACATCGAAGGGTTCACCAACATCGCTGAAGGGATGTCGCCCGAGGAACTGACGGCGGACGTGACCACCTATTTCAAGCGGATCAGCCAGGTCATCCTGCATACCGGCGGCACGGTGGACAAATACATCGGCGACGCGGTCATGGCGTTCTGGAACGCCCCGGTGCGCAACGCCGGGCATGCCCACGACGCCTGCCTCGCAGCCCTGCGCTGCGAGGCCGCCCTGCGCATCTTCAACATGGGCCGGGAGAACCAGGGCAAGGCTGCGTTCCGCACGCGCATGGGGGTGCACACCGGCGAGGCCGTGGTGGGCAACATAGGCTCCTCGGACCGCATGGCGTACACGGCCATCGGCGCGAGCGTGAACCTGGCGTCGCGCCTGGAGGGGCTGAACAAGTACCTCGGCACCTCCATCCTGGTCAGCGAATCCACGCGCGCGGCCGCGGGAGACCAGTTCGTCTTCCGCTTTGCCGGGAGGGTGGTGGCCAAGGGGACCTCCTCGGGAGTCGGGGCCTACGAGTTGCTCGGCACCCGATACGGGACCGCCGGGGTGTACGCCCCCCTGAGCCTGGACCGGGACGCCGAGGCCCGGGTGGAGGAATGGGGCGGCTGCCTGGGCCTGCTCCTGGCGCGGGACTTCGCGGGCGCGGCAGCGGCCTTCGGAGCCTATGTCCAAAGGCACGGCCGGGACAGCCTGGCCGAACATTTCCGGGCCATGGCCGAGACCTTCATCACCCGGCCCCCGGCGGCCGACTGGAACGGGGAGCAGGTGTTCGATGCCAAATAG
- a CDS encoding ATP-binding protein, translating to MRNPEVRPLGRKIVAAILGTTLAALALSFLLNIIPMIHSYRQEAAGKARVLAGLMAASLAASVDFDDQAAAAENLATLSLNPTVAGGAVYLADGTLFAAWGRPPARPETVPFEAATLSGLTTAASIPAGRRGCAVVLSVSLSGQWAFLESYLFSGGVVFLGVFLFSFRLAGRFRRRLGDPLGELTRVVGDISVSRDYSRRVDYESDDELGVLVAEFNSMLRRVEDRDARLDRHREELEQTVEERTLQLKLNQLELLKNNRQLQMEIKRRAQAEMIREEVERINRHDLKSGLSLVIGYPELLLRQGGLNPEQEKQIRRIRAAGYRMLDMIRNHLDMFKMEKNVYALNRASVDLVQVLCDLEEEFAPLLGSSGVRLAIRLDGTDVVGDEEFTVSGEGPLLRTMCRNLIQNGIEASGPGDEVVVVLKSGERMRLSVSNPAAVPAEIRERFFEKYVTAGKENGTGLGTYFAALIARTHGADISMRTSEEAGTRLTIVFRAGKTACPPRHGGRREIVDV from the coding sequence ATGAGAAACCCCGAGGTCAGGCCCCTGGGCCGGAAGATCGTGGCCGCCATTCTGGGCACCACCCTGGCCGCCCTGGCGCTGAGCTTTCTGCTGAACATCATCCCCATGATCCACTCCTACCGCCAGGAGGCGGCGGGCAAGGCTCGGGTCCTGGCCGGGCTGATGGCGGCGTCCCTGGCCGCGTCCGTGGACTTCGACGACCAGGCCGCAGCCGCCGAGAACCTGGCCACCTTGTCCCTGAACCCGACGGTCGCGGGCGGGGCCGTGTACCTTGCCGACGGCACGCTCTTCGCGGCCTGGGGCCGACCTCCGGCCCGGCCCGAAACCGTCCCGTTCGAGGCCGCCACCCTGTCCGGGCTGACCACCGCCGCGTCCATCCCGGCCGGGCGCCGGGGGTGCGCCGTTGTCCTGTCCGTTTCCCTGTCCGGCCAGTGGGCGTTCCTGGAGAGCTATCTGTTCAGCGGCGGTGTGGTCTTTCTGGGCGTGTTCCTGTTCAGTTTCCGGCTGGCGGGGCGGTTCAGGCGCAGGCTGGGCGACCCCCTGGGTGAGCTGACCCGCGTGGTGGGCGACATCTCGGTCAGCCGCGACTACTCCCGGAGAGTGGACTACGAGAGCGACGACGAGCTGGGCGTGCTGGTGGCCGAGTTCAATTCCATGCTCCGGCGCGTCGAGGACCGTGACGCGCGGTTGGACCGCCACCGCGAGGAGCTGGAGCAGACCGTGGAGGAGCGGACCCTTCAATTGAAGCTCAATCAATTGGAACTGCTGAAGAACAACCGGCAGCTCCAGATGGAGATCAAGCGCCGCGCCCAGGCCGAGATGATCCGCGAGGAGGTGGAGCGCATCAACCGCCACGACCTCAAGTCCGGCCTGAGCCTGGTCATCGGCTACCCCGAGCTGCTGCTCCGGCAGGGTGGCCTGAATCCGGAGCAGGAGAAGCAGATCCGGCGCATCCGCGCCGCCGGATACCGGATGCTGGACATGATCCGCAACCATCTGGACATGTTCAAGATGGAGAAGAACGTCTATGCGCTCAACCGCGCGTCCGTGGACCTTGTCCAGGTTCTCTGCGACCTGGAGGAGGAGTTTGCGCCGCTGCTCGGCAGCTCCGGCGTGCGGCTGGCCATCCGCCTGGACGGGACGGACGTGGTCGGCGACGAGGAGTTCACGGTGTCCGGCGAGGGACCGCTCCTGCGGACCATGTGCCGCAACCTGATCCAGAACGGCATCGAGGCCTCGGGGCCGGGGGACGAGGTCGTGGTCGTCTTGAAGAGCGGGGAGCGCATGCGGCTGTCGGTGTCCAACCCTGCGGCCGTGCCCGCCGAGATCCGCGAGCGGTTCTTCGAGAAGTACGTCACTGCGGGCAAGGAGAACGGCACCGGTCTTGGCACCTACTTCGCGGCCCTCATCGCGCGCACTCACGGCGCGGATATTTCCATGCGCACCAGCGAGGAGGCCGGGACCCGCTTGACCATCGTCTTTCGCGCCGGGAAGACCGCATGTCCCCCGCGTCACGGCGGGCGCCGAGAGATCGTCGACGTCTGA
- a CDS encoding YfiR family protein: protein MTLLRLLLLAVMAWAALLPAPASADGRLTATPDQLRALYVQRLVKYVAWPEGTGPAPGDPFIVAATEPARLKPWFPDPTGEGEDGDNGEPRFRLVRWPAECHVLVLTGAPTREMAAILMRVADQPVLTITQNPDGPERGAVINFYMRDGRLRMEVSLEAARKAGLTVSSRLLQLVRIHQGEGR, encoded by the coding sequence ATGACGCTCCTGCGCCTGCTGCTCCTGGCCGTCATGGCATGGGCCGCGTTGCTGCCCGCACCTGCTTCCGCGGACGGCCGGCTGACGGCCACCCCGGACCAGCTGCGTGCGCTCTACGTCCAGCGGCTGGTCAAGTACGTGGCCTGGCCCGAAGGCACCGGCCCGGCGCCGGGCGATCCGTTCATCGTGGCGGCCACGGAACCGGCCCGGCTCAAGCCCTGGTTTCCGGACCCAACCGGTGAGGGAGAAGACGGAGATAACGGCGAACCGCGCTTCCGGCTGGTCCGCTGGCCCGCCGAATGTCACGTCCTGGTCCTGACCGGGGCTCCCACGCGGGAGATGGCCGCTATCCTCATGCGGGTGGCGGACCAGCCCGTGCTGACCATCACCCAGAACCCGGATGGCCCGGAGCGCGGGGCGGTCATCAACTTTTACATGCGCGACGGGCGGTTGCGCATGGAAGTCAGTCTCGAGGCGGCCCGCAAGGCCGGGCTGACCGTCAGCTCCCGCCTGCTCCAGTTGGTCCGCATCCACCAGGGGGAGGGCCGATGA
- a CDS encoding TonB-dependent receptor plug domain-containing protein — translation MLPDPWRPVFLCILLLLGWPAWAAGQDALDSLGLEELMEVEAVSATRRAEPLSRIPAAVTVLTEEDIFRSGATNVPEALKLVPGVHVAQTDTDRWAVGIRGFNGLLSNKHLVLVDGRPVTSPVMTGVQWGNIVPISQVKRIEVARGTRTSLWGAESFTGTINIITKSAIESLGGQSVTTAGTSGVGQTLRYGMETGGDGAIMVYGNGDYLNGSQLSSRDRREEPHDWSQVQGGMRGDWENAFTDALSFQCSLAGSRTKDGSRDGPGPGGPPPLDRTDLNGYAQFVWDRATGLDSNLRFRTSYTRDTASLADLDGGANIVDAELTSAMEEMGRHLVTWGVGSQYFWDDVHGGDRADIDRERIYTWTANGFVRDRITLLPESLYLVLGTKVDVLDEAHVELQPTIRLLHARGDSEYWLAVSRGVRADNRYQRSGSYVIHAKGKDYRVIKPDNLKTEELISYEGGYRRAMTPEARLDLSLYVNDYSELLMMELDDVADTARVTNSLKGTAYGLEALVDWWISDWLTLRPSASLIYQNIYGLDSGPVGDSMPEEGFGSEIKLQVLTKPWERVGADFFLGYIDSPDQLHLPAYFSLEAHLSWRVSDDLLLEFIGRNLGGSHEQFSDLAVGPSADFRVTWDF, via the coding sequence ATGCTCCCCGACCCGTGGCGGCCGGTTTTCCTGTGCATCCTGCTCCTGCTCGGCTGGCCCGCCTGGGCCGCGGGCCAAGACGCGCTCGACTCCCTCGGCCTCGAAGAGCTGATGGAGGTGGAGGCAGTCAGTGCCACTCGGCGCGCCGAGCCGCTCTCGCGCATCCCCGCCGCGGTCACGGTGCTGACCGAGGAAGATATCTTCCGGTCCGGGGCCACCAACGTGCCCGAGGCGCTCAAGCTGGTGCCCGGCGTGCACGTGGCCCAGACCGACACGGACCGCTGGGCCGTGGGCATCCGGGGGTTCAACGGGCTGCTGAGCAACAAGCACCTGGTCCTGGTGGACGGGAGGCCCGTGACCTCACCGGTCATGACCGGGGTGCAGTGGGGCAATATCGTGCCCATCAGCCAGGTCAAGCGCATCGAAGTGGCGCGCGGCACCCGCACCAGCCTGTGGGGGGCCGAGTCCTTCACCGGTACCATCAACATCATCACCAAGTCGGCCATCGAGAGTCTGGGCGGGCAGTCCGTGACCACGGCGGGCACCTCGGGCGTCGGCCAGACCCTGCGCTACGGCATGGAGACGGGCGGCGATGGGGCAATCATGGTCTACGGCAACGGCGACTACCTGAACGGGAGCCAGCTGAGCAGCCGGGACCGGCGTGAGGAGCCCCACGATTGGTCCCAGGTCCAGGGCGGGATGCGGGGCGACTGGGAGAACGCCTTCACCGACGCCCTGTCGTTCCAGTGCAGCCTGGCCGGGTCGCGGACCAAGGACGGCAGCCGGGACGGACCGGGACCCGGCGGACCGCCGCCCCTGGACCGGACGGACCTCAACGGCTACGCCCAGTTCGTCTGGGACCGCGCCACCGGCCTGGACTCCAACCTCCGTTTCCGGACTTCCTACACCCGCGACACCGCGTCCCTGGCCGACCTGGACGGCGGTGCGAACATCGTCGACGCCGAGCTGACTTCGGCCATGGAGGAGATGGGCCGCCATCTGGTCACCTGGGGCGTGGGCAGCCAGTATTTCTGGGATGACGTGCATGGCGGCGACCGGGCGGACATCGACCGCGAGCGCATCTACACCTGGACCGCCAACGGGTTCGTCCGCGACCGCATCACCCTGCTCCCGGAGAGCCTGTACCTGGTGCTGGGGACCAAGGTGGACGTCCTGGACGAGGCCCACGTCGAGCTTCAGCCCACGATCCGCCTGCTGCACGCGCGGGGTGATTCCGAGTACTGGCTGGCCGTGTCGCGCGGGGTGCGGGCGGACAACAGATACCAGCGCAGCGGCTCCTACGTCATCCACGCCAAGGGCAAGGACTATCGGGTCATCAAGCCGGACAACCTCAAGACCGAGGAGCTCATTTCTTATGAGGGCGGGTACCGCCGGGCCATGACCCCGGAGGCCCGGCTGGACCTCTCCCTGTACGTCAACGACTACTCCGAGTTGCTCATGATGGAGCTGGACGACGTCGCCGACACCGCGCGGGTGACCAACTCCCTCAAGGGAACGGCCTACGGGCTGGAGGCCCTGGTGGACTGGTGGATCAGCGATTGGCTGACCCTGCGCCCCTCGGCCAGCCTCATCTATCAGAACATATACGGCCTGGATTCCGGCCCGGTGGGCGACTCCATGCCCGAGGAGGGGTTTGGGAGCGAGATCAAGCTCCAGGTTCTGACAAAGCCCTGGGAGCGGGTCGGCGCAGACTTCTTCCTCGGCTACATCGACAGCCCGGATCAGCTCCATCTGCCCGCCTATTTCAGCCTGGAGGCGCACCTCTCCTGGCGGGTCTCAGACGACCTCCTGCTGGAGTTCATCGGGCGCAACCTGGGCGGTTCCCACGAACAATTTTCGGACCTCGCCGTGGGGCCGAGCGCCGATTTCCGGGTCACGTGGGACTTCTGA